The DNA window AAAAGTAATAATGATACCTGGCGGTCTTCATTAATCTGAATAAGTCTATGCAGTTCATTTAAAATAAGTCTCTGCAGTTCATTTAAAAGAGTACCAGTAGCCTCAGGATCATAGAAGGGCTTCTCTGAAGCATCCAATGCTGAAACACCCTTTTGTGGAAGGCAAACAACAATCTTTGATGAAGACTTGTTGAGTTTATCAGCTATAAAGGCAGCAAATTTTTTGTTCTCGTCTACTGTGGTTCGCATGAGTGATACCTTCAATCACCCATTATTAACAAACAGAAGACACATTAGACCATAGCAAACATGGTAGAATCCAGAACAATTCACTTATCTCTCCTATTTTTTAAGCAGTGAGACAGAAGATTGATTGGATTGTTTCGGTAAAGTACAAAGAAAACCCATTTTAACcaattctaaaaagaaaaaaggtacgATAGAACTGATATGAACCTTTCTCTACCATATGGACAATGTTAAAAAAGTCGGTATATGGACTTATCACCTGGGCATTGTGGATGTGAATCTTTCTTTGCTGAAAATGAGAAGGTATGGTATCTTTAGCTCCAAAATTCACCATATCTAAGGCTCCGACACTGAGGACCAAAGGGATCTTCTTCTCTATAATAACATCAAAACGAGAACTGTCACAAGCCATCACACCCCCAACTACATAATCTGCAACTTCTGTAGTTGTAATGTCCAAAACTCCCTAACACAACAAGGAAAAAGCTGAGCTTGAAGAACTGTATAATAAATAACAAGAAAACTACCATAGAACAGAATAAAAGGTTAAAACTCTTCAATGGTTATGAACTGAAATATCCTACAGCAATACAGCTTGATTAAGCACAAGCATCTAGCTCCAATCCTATCATGGGGATCCAAACTATGACAACTTCCAAAAATCCAGCATCTTACATTCAAGTCATATCACCGAAGAAATGCATAAACTTGATTCACCATAGGTAAAACAATTCACATTTGAATGAAGATTTTTGGAAGCAAATAAGTGAAGAAGAAAGTTACCTGTATATATCCTTCTCTAACCAGTGATTCCATAGTCTTTCCCCCTACGCCAGTGGCATGGAAAATGAGGGTTTCATAACCTTCCTTCTTTAACCTTTCATTCACAACATTAACACATGGTGTTGTGACCCCAAACATGGTTATACCCACTGTGCATTTTTTACCTTCATTACAAGATTCCTGGAACTTCTCAAGCTTTCCAATTACCATACCAGAAAAAGCAGCACCAGCATTTGATAACACAACTCTACTAACACTATTAATCCCACAGATATCCACAATCGATGGAAACAATACCAAATCCGATGTTCCAACATAAGGTTCAGTTTGACCACTAGCTACAGTAGATACAATGAGCTTTGGCACTCCAACTGGAAGAGACCTAAAAGCAGATGATAACAAAGATGTGCCTCCAGAGCCTCCAAGGCCAATAGCTCCAGCAAGAACACCATCAGCATGAGCCTTCTTAATAAAATGTTGAAGGGCTTTGCTCATAATATCAACAGCTTCACCTCTATCATCAGGAAGCGCAATTGGGTTTCCACCAACTGATTCAGAATAGCATAAAAGAAGTTCCTTTCTTGTCACAAACTTGAAATCACCCGAACTCTCAGTTTCCTTTTGACCAGCAGAAACATCAACTATCACAACTTCAACCTGTCATTTCCATTagtaagaaaaaaaatctttttttatttttatttttttgtcatcaaagtagaaaatttagaaaattaagaaaacaccCGCATTGGTAACACTCGTAAACTAGAATCAAAACCAACGAAAATGCCAAGAAtctcaaagaaaaaaaactaCCTACTTTCTTATCATTGTAAATCAAATAAAGGCCCATCGATTATGAAACTAATGGAATTAGCATAAGTAGAATACACCTTGGAGGAAGAGCTATTGGAAAAGGTGGTGAGAGAGGATCCAACTGACTGGGACAGGAAATGGAGCTCGTCAAGCTTGGTATCAGCAGTTCCAAGACAGAAAACTTTAGCAGTAATACCCATTTTCGCAGGAGCAAAGGGTGAGAGAAATTAGCCCGTAGAATAATTTGGGAATGAGTTAAGTACTGGGATTTTTCTTATAAAGCAATCTGTTTATGTTGTTGCAAACTCGCGAGACCTTGTTTTCGAAGCTTTCAGAGTTTGGTGCGGAGACAGGAGATCGAAAGAATATCCATTACACACCGTCACTTGATCGGTTCCacctaattaatattttttaatggatttaaagtaataaataagtaataatattatattacttCTCATCTTTCTAATCatgattttaatatatatatttttctcagttgactaaataaattaattataattaaatctaaaatttgttTTAGGAAATAATtatgaattgaaaatgttttcctattttttatgtttattttaaagcAGTTTAGTAAATGGAAAATaagctattttttaaaattattttacctttttaaaaacTGTTAAtcagtttttgaaaaaaaattcttttatgaGTAACTttaattttctatataaaaattatctTCATTCAAgtctaatataattatatttaaaaaatatattttaattttttaaaatatttattattaaacatatacatatatttaataatataaattattatttttaataaattatttaacattgaaatattattttaataattaattttaacaataataattttaaattttaaataatattcttaatatattattgaaaaatatttatattaatatttaataataaatatatattacattttaaacagtataaaaaataaatatgagtaTTTATTTAAATGATGCTTAACTTTATTTATCTCTTCTAACTCTAATGTGTCTCTATCTAttctcatatatgtaatatagGTAATTTAAAGTTTTAGTATCGTTTCATAGTATTTTAGAAAGTAATTCTATCATTCAGattagtttttatttcattttataattttttggattaatcatatatttgtttgaattttgtccaattattatcatttttagagTTAGTTCAAACTtttgttattttcctttttaaggTATTGAATGAAGATTGAAAGATTTGgagcataaaataaaaaatagtaaagaGAAGCCTTTCACTCCACTGGATTTAATTCAATGCAGCGGAACATGTTCTTCAATTCAACAATTTTAGCAGCAAGCAATCTACTCCGCCGTAGATTTTGCGTGCGGTGGAACGGCTCAAGAAGAAATTCTGAAATCAAGGGTAACGAAATTTaaagcaaagaaaaagaagaaaaagaggtgGAAATCACttggagattaaagaaaaattctcACACAAAGGAAAACTTCAAACTTGctaagacaaaaagaaaaaaacgatCCGGAGGGCTCAACATAAATTCCTAAACTATTTTCTCTCTagattattttttaactttttattaagggttaaatataaaattagtacctAAACTTGTCCATTTCTCCCAAAATAGTACCTATGATTTTTTGTCCCAAATTGGTACTCGATTTTTTTTTCCGTCTACTAGTTTGGTATTTGAGCCTAATGACGTCAATTTTTTTGTTGACGTGGCAATGCTGCCACGTGtctgttgaatattggcaatatcccacattgggaaaagatagaaagggagggggtttggtttgttatatatagaaccctcCCCCTTAGGTTTCATCATCCCAAAATCTCATTTTGAAAATCCAAGTAGCTAATTGTAACTTGGTGTTGATATTCTCTTTTGTAGTATTTCTAgcggaaatattaatttggtagtgtccgaggacgtaagctaaattggccgaacctcgttaaaattctggtgttttatttctcatttgtttgcttatatttaatagctttatgttggttatatttatttagttattattgctataaataactaagtgagttctgtctagttgttgggttttaagtgggaccatttgtgacccctccaatttaactgggaattttcttagtataattgttggcataataattatctaaatatttctgataatatttttattaatattatcgaCGCTTCCgcaataattggtatcagagcaaggttttgtagtatgctctgtgtttgcagcttagtctgatcttacacattaGAAAtatttcctaaagcttgtgggtattccgcatttggtggctattaaatagaagctatggcaaaaatgacagaagaaaaaccatccacaTCAACAACTTCCACCTCGTACATTTTGTCGAGggttggaactgcaaatacgagatttgcaGTGGAAATTTTTTATGGAAtaggtcatttcggcatgtggcaaagtgagcttctagatgccctctttcaacagggtctagatattgccattgaggaagaaaaaccagaaggggttgatgataaagaatggaagaccatcaaccgactggcatgtggtacaattcgatcatgtctttccagagagcagaagtatacattcagtaaagagacttctgcaagtaaattgtggaaagaattggaggagaaattcctgaagaagaacagtcaaaataagttgcatatgaagaaaagactgtttcgtttcagttatgttcctggtaccacgatgaacgagcatattaccaattttaatcagctggtggctgatttgttgaatttggatgtgacttttgaagacgaagacttggcgttaatgttgttgggatcgcttcctgaggagtttgagtaccttgaaactactctacttcatggaaagtcggaagtaactttcaatgaagtaactgctgcattgtatagctatgaactacgccgaaaggataagttgaaaggttcaagtgaagcagcagtggaagcattggtaacaagaggtcgtcagcaaagtcagtctaaggggaagagaagaaagtccaaaggtcgagctgttgccaaagatgaatgttctttttgcaaagaaaaaggacattggaagaaagattgtccaaaattgaagaaaaaagggaagactccgcaagatgcaaatgttgcagaatgcaatagtgaagtagagtcagacttttctcttagtatgacatcttcaacatcacatgcagatgagtggatcatggattctggttgttcctatcatatgtgtcccatttgggaatggttctttgaatttcaaaaactagatggaggggttgtttacatgggtaatgataacacatgtaaaacagccgggataggttcaattaaactgaggaatCATGATGGATCTATTAGagttttgcgggatgtacgatatgtcccaaagttgaagaagaatctcatctctttggggtcgttagaatctaaaggcctagttgtgacaatacgagatggagttcttaaagcaacttcaggagcattggtgatgttgaaaggtataagaaagaacaatctgtattactaccaaggtagtacagtggtggggacaacagcagcagcaatttcgagtaccaagaaggacgctgaggcaacacagctgtggcatatgtgtttgggccatgctggtgaaaaatccttgcaaactctagccaagcaaggattattgaaagctacaaagacttgcaaacttgaattttgcaagcattgtgttctgggaaaacaacgaagggtgaaatttggcactaggattcacaatactaaaggtattctggattatgtgcattctgatgtatggggaccgtccaagactccatcacttggaggaacacgttattttgtcacctttattgatgatttttccagaagagtttgggtgtttcctataaagaacaaagatgaggtgcttgaagttttccttaagtggaaaactaaagttgaaaatcagacaggaaggaagattaaggttctccgatcagacaacggtggagaatataaaagcgatccattcctgaagatatgccaagattgtggcatagtaaggcacttcaccgtaggtggaacaccgcaacagaatggggtggcagagcgtatgaatcaaacgtttgtggagaaagttcgatgtatgttatctagtgctagatta is part of the Gossypium hirsutum isolate 1008001.06 chromosome D11, Gossypium_hirsutum_v2.1, whole genome shotgun sequence genome and encodes:
- the LOC121223822 gene encoding toMV susceptible protein tm-1(GCR26) isoform X1 codes for the protein MGITAKVFCLGTADTKLDELHFLSQSVGSSLTTFSNSSSSKVEVVIVDVSAGQKETESSGDFKFVTRKELLLCYSESVGGNPIALPDDRGEAVDIMSKALQHFIKKAHADGVLAGAIGLGGSGGTSLLSSAFRSLPVGVPKLIVSTVASGQTEPYVGTSDLVLFPSIVDICGINSVSRVVLSNAGAAFSGMVIGKLEKFQESCNEGKKCTVGITMFGVTTPCVNVVNERLKKEGYETLIFHATGVGGKTMESLVREGYIQGVLDITTTEVADYVVGGVMACDSSRFDVIIEKKIPLVLSVGALDMVNFGAKDTIPSHFQQRKIHIHNAQVSLMRTTVDENKKFAAFIADKLNKSSSKIVVCLPQKGVSALDASEKPFYDPEATGTLLNELQRLILNELHRLIQINEDRQVKTYPYHINDPEFVKALVDSFMEICSKNPTDSSLPQVASCESSQDLQKGHDYNVSSSSSGTLTYSPSNFPDARPETLQRTQGILQQLRDQISKGLPIVGAGAGTGISAKFEEAGGVDLIVLYNSGRFRMAGRGSLAGLLPFADANAIVLEMANEVLPVVKAVPDLAGVCGTDPFRRMDYFLKQLESIGFSGVQNFPTVGLFDGNFRQNLEETGMGYGLEVQMIAKAHKMGFLTTPYAFNTNEAVEMAKAGANIIVAHMGLTTSGSIGAKTAVSLEESVLRVQAIADAAHAINPNVIVLCHGGPISGPSEAEFILKRTKGVHGFFGASSMERLPVEQAITSTVQRYKSISIK
- the LOC121223822 gene encoding toMV susceptible protein tm-1(GCR26) isoform X2 produces the protein MGLYLIYNDKKVEVVIVDVSAGQKETESSGDFKFVTRKELLLCYSESVGGNPIALPDDRGEAVDIMSKALQHFIKKAHADGVLAGAIGLGGSGGTSLLSSAFRSLPVGVPKLIVSTVASGQTEPYVGTSDLVLFPSIVDICGINSVSRVVLSNAGAAFSGMVIGKLEKFQESCNEGKKCTVGITMFGVTTPCVNVVNERLKKEGYETLIFHATGVGGKTMESLVREGYIQGVLDITTTEVADYVVGGVMACDSSRFDVIIEKKIPLVLSVGALDMVNFGAKDTIPSHFQQRKIHIHNAQVSLMRTTVDENKKFAAFIADKLNKSSSKIVVCLPQKGVSALDASEKPFYDPEATGTLLNELQRLILNELHRLIQINEDRQVKTYPYHINDPEFVKALVDSFMEICSKNPTDSSLPQVASCESSQDLQKGHDYNVSSSSSGTLTYSPSNFPDARPETLQRTQGILQQLRDQISKGLPIVGAGAGTGISAKFEEAGGVDLIVLYNSGRFRMAGRGSLAGLLPFADANAIVLEMANEVLPVVKAVPDLAGVCGTDPFRRMDYFLKQLESIGFSGVQNFPTVGLFDGNFRQNLEETGMGYGLEVQMIAKAHKMGFLTTPYAFNTNEAVEMAKAGANIIVAHMGLTTSGSIGAKTAVSLEESVLRVQAIADAAHAINPNVIVLCHGGPISGPSEAEFILKRTKGVHGFFGASSMERLPVEQAITSTVQRYKSISIK